The Actinocorallia herbida DNA window GGCGCCGAAAGGGCTGCTCGACAGCTACCACGCCGAACGCCACCCGGTGGGGCGGCGGGCGTGCGTGCGGGCCGCGGCGCAGATCGCGATCCAGCACCCGCTGGAGCGGCTCGGGCCACTGCGGGAGGTCCTGGCCGGGCTCGTCGAGATGCGGGAGGTGCAGCGGTACCTCGTCCAGTACGTCACCGAGGTGTCCTACGTCTTCGACTACCCGGACGTGCCCGGCGAGCGGCACGAGCTGATCGGAACCCGTTTCCCCGAGGTGCCCGTGACGCGCCCCGACGGCGCCTCGCTCACGACCTACGAGCCCCTGGCGGGCGGCCGCGGGCTCCTGCTCGACCTCACGGGCAAGCCAGGGGCCCTGCCCGACCTTCCGGCCGGCGTCGCCGACCTGGTCGAGGTGGTGACGGTCGAGCCGGTCGCCGCGCTCGACGCCCGCGCCGTGCTGGTCCGCCCCGACGGCTTCGTCGCCTGGGCCGACCGCGGTCCGGACGGCGACGCCGGACTTCTCCACGCGCTCCGCGAGTGGTTCGGCTGAGACGGCTTAAGCGCCGGTTGAGGGGGATTTTACGGGGCTCGGCGAGAATGGCCGTGGCAATTCTGGAATTGTCACGGCCCTCCCGTCCTCTCGAAAAGGGGTACCCACATGTCCGACGGCCTCCGCGTTCTCGGAACCGCCGCGCACGTCGCCCGTCTGCTCGGCGGCGACTCCAGCATCCACAGCCTGTACGGCCCCGAGGGCTCGCCCGTCTACCATTTCCTCACCCGCTACGACGAGGCCGACGCCGAGGCGATGCTGGCCGTCGCCGAAGGCCGCAAGGGCACCCTGCTCGAACTCGCGTGCGGCTCGGGAAGGCTCACCTTCCCGTTCCTGGAGGAGGGGTTCGACGCGGTCGGCCTCGACATGTCGCCGTACATGCTCGGCCTGTTCGCGGCGCGGCTCGAGGAGGAGAAGGAGGACGGCGCCGACTACACCGGCCGCGTCTCCACCATCGAGGGCGACATGACCTCGTTCTCCCTCGATCGCACCTTCGACTTCATCACGCTCGGCGCCAACGCGATCAGCTACCTGGAGAGCGACCAGCGCGCGTCGCTGTTCGACTCCGTGCGCCGCCACCTCAGCGCCGACGGGCGCTTCCTGATGACCCTCATCGAGTTCCCCGGCATCGAGGAGCGCGCGGAGTCGTTCGAGACCCAGGCGATCGTCGCGACCGGCGCCGACGCCGACATCCCGATGCTGCTGACCCTGCTCGACTACGTGGACCCGGTCGAGATGCTGCGGTCCAGCAACTTCCTGGCCCACCGGGTCGAGGACGGCGACATCATCGACACCAAGATCTTCACGGCGCTGTCCCACGTGCTCCCGGCCGCCCCGCTCCGTGCGGAGATCGAGGCGGCCGGGCTGCGGGTGCTACAGCAGCATGAGGTGGTCAGCCAGTTCCAGATCCAGGCGTCCTTCGCCATCACGCCGAAGATCTACCTGCTCGAAGCGGCCCTGTAGCCACCGCGACCGGCCCCGGGGCTCAGCCGGCCCCGGGGGAGGTCCGGCCGAGCCGGCTGAAGGATTGACCGCCGTGCTCGCCCCACAGATGGGTGATGGCCTCGATCGTGCAGTAGTCGCGGAACAGGACGATCCGGCCATCGCGGACGCGGAGGACCTGGATGTAGGGCGCCTGGAACCGCTCGCCGGTGCCGATGTCCTCGGTGCGGGAGATGAACTCCGCGACGACGACCTCGGGGTCGTCGGTCTCGTAGACGGTCTCCTCGAGGTGGTCGAGCAGGCGGCGGGTGCCCCGGGTCGCGTGCTCCAGGGCGGCCGAGATGATCAGGCGGATGGTCTCCCTGCCCTCGAACCGCCGCGGCATGCCGTCCGCCGAGAACGGGACCTCCAGCACCCCGTCCTCGGCGAACAGGTCGGCCTGGCCGTCGGCGTCGAGCCGGGAAATGCGCTCCTGTTTGAGCAGGAAGACCTCTTTGGGCGTCAAGAGCCTGTCGTGGTCCATAAAGAACGGCCTTTCTTTCGTCCATACGCGCGGCGTACGGCGTGGATTCTTGTCGGACCATCGAACATCAGCCCACTAAACGGACCCTTTCAGCGACCTAAACCGATCTTGCCGGTGCCCGACGGATCTGGTATCGAAAAGGGCACTGAATTATTAAGACGCCTTAACTCGAGGGATCAACGATGAATGAGCCCATCGCCATTGTCGGAATTTCCTGCCGGTTTCCCGGAGGTGACGGCCCCGAACGGTTCTGGCGGCTTCTGCGCGACGGCCGCAGCGCGATCGGCCAGGCGCCGGAGGGGCGCTGGGAGGACGTCGAGCTGCCGATGCGGCGCGGCGGGTTCCTCGACGGGATCGACGGCATGGACCGGGACTTCTTCGGGATCTCGCCGCGTGAGGCCTCGGTCATGGACCCGCAGCAGCGACTGGTGCTGGAGCTCGGCTGGGAGGCGCTGGAGAACGCCCGGACGCTCCCGGGAGACCTGCGGGGTTCGCGCACGGGCGTCTACGTCGGCGCCATCTGGGACGACTACGCCGCGCTGCTGCGCGGCCTGGGCGGGCCGACACCGCACACCCTGACGGGCACGAACCGCGGCATCATCGCCAACCGGCTGTCGTACGTGCTCGGCCTGCACGGGCCCAGCCTGACCGTGGACACCGGCCAGAGCTCGTCGCTGGTCGCCGTCCAGCTCGCCTGCGAGAGCCTGTGGCGCGGCGAGTCGGAGCTCGCGCTCGCGGGCGGCGTCAACCTGAACATCCTCGGCGAGGGCACACTGGGCGCACTCCGGTTCGGCGCCCTGTCCCCCGACGGGCAGTGCCGCACGTTCGACGCGGACGCCAACGGCTACGTCCGGGGCGAGGGCGGCGCGCTGGTCGTCCTGAAGCCACTGGCGCGGGCCGTCGCGGACGGCGACCGGATCTACTGCACGATCCTGGGCGGCGCGGTCAACAACGACGGCGCCACCGACGGGCTGACCACGCCGAGCACGCAGGGGCAGGCGGCGGTACTGCGCGACGCCTACCGGAACGCGGGGATCTCCCCCGCCGACGTCCAGTACGTGGAACTGCACGGCACCGGCACCAGGGTCGGCGACCCGGTCGAGGCGGCCGCGCTCGGCTCCGTCCTCGGCCCCGGCCGGGACGCGAGCCTGATCGTCGGCTCGGCCAAGACGAACATCGGCCACCTGGAGGGCGCGGCGGGCATCGCCGGCCTGGTCAAGACCGCGCTCGGCCTGCGCCACCACGAGATCCCCGCGAGCCTCGGCCACACCACCCCGAACCCCGCGATCCCGCTCGACGAGCTGCGCCTGTCCGTCCAGACCGAGCTGACCCCCTGGCCCGGCCCCCGGCACACCGCGCTCGCCGGGGTGTCCTCCTTCGGCATGGGCGGCACCAACTGCCACCTCGTCCTGGCCGCCGCCCCCGAGGGCCCGCCGCCCGCCGCGGAGCCGACCGGACCGGCGACCGTCCCGTGGCTGGTGTCGGGCCGCACCGCGAAGGCCGTCCGCGCGCAGGCCGCCGTGCTCGCCGACTTCCTGGCGGACCGGCCGACCGCGTCCCCCGCCGTGATCGCCGCGGCCCTCGCCACCACCCGCACCGCGTTCGAGCACCGCGCCGCGGTCCTCGGCGCCGACCGCGAGACCCTCATCGCCGGGCTGCGCTCGCTGGCCGCGCCCGGCACGGCCGCCGAGGAGGTCGTGTCGGGACGGATCACCGGCGGCGGGACGGCGTTCCTGTTCACCGGGCAGGGCGCGCAGCGCGCGGGCATGGGCCGGCAGCTGGCCGCGGCCTTTCCCGTGTTCGCCTCGGCGCTCGACGCCGTCTGGGCCGAGACCGACCGGCATCTGCCGCGGAGCCTGCGCGAGGTCATGTGGGCCGAGCCCGGCGGCGCCGACGCCGCGCTGCTGGACCGGACGCAGTACACCCAGCCCGCGCTGTTCGCGGTGGAGGTCGCGCTGTACCGGCTGCTGGAGTCCTACGGGGTGCGGCCGGACCACGTCGCGGGCCACTCGATCGGGGAGTTCGCCGCGGCGCACGCCGCGGGGGTGCTGTCGCTGGCGGACGCGGCACGGCTGGTGACCGCGCGCGGCGCGCTCATGCAGGAGCTACCGGCGGGCGGCGCCATGGTCGCGGTGCGGGCCTCCGCGGCGGAGGTCGGCGACCTGGCGGTCGGCCCGGTCGGGCTCGCGGCGGTCAACGGGCCTGCCTCGGTGGTGCTGTCGGGGCCGGAGGCCG harbors:
- the mpaM gene encoding daptide-type RiPP biosynthesis methyltransferase, producing the protein MSDGLRVLGTAAHVARLLGGDSSIHSLYGPEGSPVYHFLTRYDEADAEAMLAVAEGRKGTLLELACGSGRLTFPFLEEGFDAVGLDMSPYMLGLFAARLEEEKEDGADYTGRVSTIEGDMTSFSLDRTFDFITLGANAISYLESDQRASLFDSVRRHLSADGRFLMTLIEFPGIEERAESFETQAIVATGADADIPMLLTLLDYVDPVEMLRSSNFLAHRVEDGDIIDTKIFTALSHVLPAAPLRAEIEAAGLRVLQQHEVVSQFQIQASFAITPKIYLLEAAL
- a CDS encoding nuclear transport factor 2 family protein, with product MDHDRLLTPKEVFLLKQERISRLDADGQADLFAEDGVLEVPFSADGMPRRFEGRETIRLIISAALEHATRGTRRLLDHLEETVYETDDPEVVVAEFISRTEDIGTGERFQAPYIQVLRVRDGRIVLFRDYCTIEAITHLWGEHGGQSFSRLGRTSPGAG